GGCTCTGCGGGCAAGGGGCTGAAATCTGTGGAGAATGCAGTGACGGCGAATGCGGCCGCCACGCATGAGATGAGAATCTTCTTCATGGCTCTTTCTGTTACGAGGGCAGCGGACAGCAGGCCCTGGCTGGCATATTTTTTGTTTTGGCACCCCGAGTACGCGTGTGATACAAGGAGCCATTAAGAATATAATGCATTGTACGACGTTTCGTGTGAAATGGAAGGCCAATTCACGCCACATCTCGTTATAGACGCCAACTAGATTGAGAGTGCTCAGTCGACAACTTCGCGGCATGGAGGGGGTCGAAGTCCGGAATACGAGAGGCCGTGCGGGAGGAGAGTCTGTCGGGGGGCAGGGAGAGGGGTGACAACTCTGGTCGCCTGCCACCGTTCTGGCCCGGCGAGGCCGACGGTGGTGCGACTGAGGGCCGACGCGCGGACCTGCCGCACGAGCCCCACGCGGCTTATAGGACAAAATGTGTTGGTTTTGTTTGATCGGAGGGGTGTCAGTCCCAGGTTGTGATGTAGCTGGTCGAGTGGTGCAGCTCGTTCCAGACGGCTGCGGTGCCGATGCCCGGCAGGCCGATGTCCCGGGCGTGTTCGCCGCGGCTGGCCGCAGCTCGGTAGTAGGCCTGGATCTGGGTGTCGGTGGGCATGGTCCTGAGGATGTGTGCGGGACTGGCAGGGTATTCAGTGTGCATGTAGCACCACCACATGATCGCTTTGATCCGCCTGTCCAGGCTCATCCCGCGGTGATCGCGTAGCAGGGCCCGCAGTTGAGTGTTGATCCCACCCTCGATCCGGTTATTCGTCGCTGGCAGTGGCATGTGCAGGTAGGCGCCGACCGGGAAGTTGGCGGGATCGACGTAGGTGAACAAGGTCTTGGTCCGGATCAGCGTATCGAGGGCTGAGCGGGCCGTGACCAGACGCTGGTGAGTGAGTACGACCTGCCCCGTGGCGAGTCGAGTGCGCTCAGCCAGGAAGGCCTCCCATGTGGCGCGCCATTGGGTGTAAGCGGCCAGCCATGCCGCGGCCCCGGTGTTATCGCGGACGTGGAGCAGCGCTCTAGCCAGGCCGTAGAGTTCCACTCCGGCCTGAGTGCGGGGCCGGGTCGTGGTCTGGCGACGCACCTGGCTGAAAGCATGGAACGTACAGCGCTGGACCTTCGTGGTGGGCCAGTGCGCCCGGCGGGCTTTGGCAAAGCCTGATCCACCATCGGTGACCACTACCTGTGGCGGTGCGATCCGGGCCAGCAGCGCACCCCAGGCCTGGCTGTGTTCACTGCGTGCGAGGTACCAGCCCACGACATGGGTGTCGGTGGAGGCGATCAGGATCACGGCGCTGCGTCCGAGGTGGATCCCATCGACGTAGATCACCCGGTGGACCTCGTCGACCACCTCGGGGGTGGGCCACAGCTGCCAGAACCGTGCGGTGCGCCGACGGAAGGTCCGTCCCGCCCCGGGCAGGTCTCGCTGGCGCTGGCGGGAAAACAGAAAGGACAAGAACAGGGCGAAGTCTTTCGCGGAGGTGTCGATCGCCGCTACGCGACTCGTCCTGCACCCGGCACAGCGGTAGCGCTGACGTCCCGTACTGGTCTTTCCATAGCGTGTCATCGCCTGCTCGCACGGGCGGCAATAAGGAGTGTTCACCCTCCCTATCAGGCAACTTGGACCCTGCCTTTTCGGTGAGAACGCGCCGAAAAGTCGGGATCAAACCAACACGAAATGTCCTATAAGCCGGCCCCGTGAAACCAACTTCAACCCCCACTTTTCCGCGTCAAAGCAACCAAAGGTCGGGGTCAAGCCAACACGAAATGTCCACCCATCAAGTTCAGCCGCACGAACTTCAACACCGACCTAATGGCGACACAGCAACAAAAGATCGGCTTATAGGACAAAATGTGTTGGTTTTGTTTGATCGGAGGGGTGTCAGTCCCAGGTTGTGATGTAGCTGGTCGAGTGGTGCAGCTCGTTCCAGACGGCTGCGGTGCCGATGCCCGGCAGGCCGATGTCCCGGGCGTGTTCGCCGCGGCTGGCCGCAGCTCGGTAGTAGGCCTGGATCTGGGTGTCGGTGGGCATGGTCCTGAGGATGCGTGCGGGACTGGCAGGGTATTCAGTGTGCATGTAGCACCACCACATGATCGCTTTGATCCGCCTGTCCAGGCTCATCCCGCGGTGATCGCGTAGCAGGGCCCGCAGTTGAGTGTTGATCCCACCCTCGATCCGGTTATTCGTCGCTGGCAGTGGCATGTGCAGGTAGGCGTCGACCGGGAAGTTGGCGGGATCGACGTAGGTGAACAAGGTCTTGGTCCGGATCAGCGTATCGAGGGCTGAGCGGGCCGTGACCAGACGCTGGTGAGTGAGTACGACCTGCCCCGTGGCGAGTCGAGTGCGCTCAGCCAGGAAGGCCTCCCATGTGGCGCGCCATTGGGTGTAAGCGGCCAGCCATGCCGCGGCCCCGGTGTTATCGCGGACGTGGAGCAGCGCTCTAGCCAGGCCGTAGAGTTCCACTCCGGCCTGAGTGCGGGGCCGGGTCGTGGTCTGGCGACGCACCTGGCTGAAAGCATGGAACGTACAGCGCTGGACCTTCGTGGTGGGCCAGTGCGCCCGGCGGGCTTTGGCAAAGCCTGATCCACCATCGGTGACCACTACCTGTGGCGGTGCGATCCGGGCCAGCAGCGCACCCCAGGCCTGGCTGTGTTCACTGCGTGCGAGGTACCAGCCCACGACATGGGTGTCGGTGGAGGCGATCAGGATCACGGCGCTGCGTCCGAGGTGGATCCCATCGACGTAGATCACCCGGTGGACCTCGTCGACCACCTCGGGGGTGGGCCACAGCTGCCAGAACCGTGCGGTGCGCCGACGGAAGGTCCGTCCCGCCCCGGGCAGGTCTCGCTGGCGCTGGCGGGAAAACAGAAAGGACAAGAACAGGGCGAAGTCTTTCGCGGAGGTGTCGATCGCCGCTACGCGACTCGTCCTGCACCCGGCACAGCGGTAGCGCTGACGTCCCGTACTGGTCTTTCCATAGCGTGTCATCGCCTGCTCGCACGGGCGGCAATAAGGAGTGTTCACCCTCCCTATCAGGCAACTTGGACCCGGCCTTTTCGGTGAGAACGCGCCGAAAAGTCGGGATCAAACCAACACGAAATGTCCTATAAGCCGGCCCCGTGAAACCAACTTCAACCCCCACTTTTCCGCGTCAAAGCAACCAAAGGTCGGGGTCAAGCCAACACGAAATGTCCACCCATCAAGTTCAGCCGCACGAACTTCAACACCGGCCTAATGGCGGCACAGCAACAAAAGATCAGGGTCAAACCAACACGAAATGTCCTATAAGCCAAAAGATCAGGGTCAAACCAACACGAAATGTCCTATAAGCCCCACACGCTCCGTGACTCGACCCAGAAACAAAAATCCTGAGCCGGATCATCGTCTGTTGACGATGTCCCGACTCAGGACAGATGGCGGAGGATGGGGGATTCGAACCCCCGAGGGCTTGCACCCAACCCGCTTTCCAAGCGAGCGCCATAGGCCACTAGGCGAATCCTCCTCGCACGCTGCGAAGCCGCAACATGCCCACTCATCGTAACGGACAACGGTTCGGCCCGCGAAATCTCGGGCCAGTCGGTCGCCATGATTTGGCACACGGAGGACCCTAGGCTGCCCGGGTGGCCGGCTCCGCCCGTCTTTCGAGCGCTCGCCCCGTGATGTGAAGGCACGACTGTGTGCCAAGGAGTAGGTACGAGCCCCAAAGCGAAAGATGTGATCTGCGCCAACCGTGAGACGCCTGTACAAAGCAGACATCGCCCTGCCAGAATGGCAACGCACGCGAAGATTGACTTCGAAACTACCGGGAGGAGGGGTCATGGCCGACAGTCGCACTGCCGTCCCGCCGCTCCTCGACCACATTGTCGTGGCCACTTCCGACCTTGACGGCCTTGTCGCCGAATTCGAAGCAGCGACCGGCATTCGGCCCGAGAAGGGCGGCTCGCACGAGCAGCTCGGCACGAAGAACTATCTCGTGAGCCTGGGCGAGGATTACTACCTGGAGCTGCTCGGCATCGACCCCGACCTGCCAGAGCCGGAGAATCCCCGACCCTTCAATATCGACGATCTGACCGAGACGGTTGTGTCGACCTGGGTGATCCACCCGGAGGATGCGGATGCTGCGGTCGCGGCTGGCCGCGCGGCCGGCGTTGACGTCGGCGACCTCGCCCCTGCCTCTCGCCGCAGACCCGATGGCGAGCTTCTCTCCTGGCGCCTCACGCCCCCGCTTCATGGGGGCCTGAACGGCGCCATTCCTTTTGTCATCGACTGGCAGGATTCCACATCTCCTGCGGTGACGACCCAGGCGCAGGCGCGCCTGGAGTCTTTCGTGATCTGCACCGATGACCCGGATTCGCTCCGAATGTCCCTGGCTGCCCTCGGCACCCAGGCGTGTTGTCGCATGTGTCCGAACGGCGAGTGTCAGGGCTGTATGCCGTGCCTTGAACTGGCCGTGAGTGGACCTGCAGGCACCTGGACCATCTGAGTTCCAGAACCGCCGCCGCACTGCGGCACGCCTGTATCCAGAACGCTGGACAGCTCTGACTCACGGCCACGCCACTCGATTCATCCCTTTCGCGTACCTTCGCACCCCTGAGGAGATCCATTGACCACAACCATGAGAGCCGTTGTCCTTCGAGAGCACGGCACCGTCGACAGCCTCACCTATGAAGAGGACTACCCGAAGCCCCAGATCGAGCCGGGCAAGGTGATCGTCAAGGTCCGGGCCACGTCGCTCAACTACCATGACATCTTCACCGTGCGGGGCATGCCCGGCATCACCATCCCCATGCCGATCGTCCCCGGCCTCGACATCGCCGGCACCGTCGACGAGATCGGTGAGGGCGTGACCGGCTTCGAGGTCGGCGATCGAGTCGTCGTCAACCCCCTCGACTCGGGATTCAACCTCATGGGCGAGGTGCAGGACGGCGGCCTCGCCGAGTACTCCCTCGTCGAGGCGGGCCAGCTCATCCCGCTCCCCGACTCGGTGTCGTTCGCCGAGGCGGCGGCCCTGCCGGTCGCCTACGGCACGGCCCATCGCATGATCGTCGGCAAGGACGCGGTCAAGGAGGGCGACAAGGTGCTCGTCCTCGGCGCCTCGGGCGGCGTCGGCACGGCCTCCGTGCTGCTCGCCAAGCAGCTCGGCGCCACGGTGGTCGCGGCGGTCGGATCGGATGAGAAGGGACAGACCCTCCTCTCGTACGGCGCGGACGAGTACTTCAACTACCGCGAGATCGCGATCGACACGTGGACCCGCGAGAACGTCGGCAAGCCCTCCCGCAGCTCGACCGAGCCCGGCTTCGACGTCATCGTCAACAACACGGGCGGCGACACCTGGCACCCGACCCTGAAGTCGACGAAGCTCGGCGGGACGATCCTCGTGTGCGGGGCGACCGCAGGCTTCGACCCGAAGGAGGACCTGCGCTACATCTGGTCCTTCGAGCTCAAGGTCCAGGGTTCCAATGGCTTCGGGCGCGAGGACATCGAAGCGCTCGTCGCCCTCATCGATGAGCAGGACTTCCACCCCGTCATCGACTCGATCGTCTCGCTCGAGGAGGCGGCGGACGCGCTGCGCCGCCTCGAGGACCGCGGCGTGACCGGCAAGGTCATCATCGCCCCCTGGGGTGACGAATCATGACGATCGACGCAGTCCAGGCCGCGATCGACTCCGGCCCCTACAACCGTTGGCTGGGACTCACGGTCGCCGACCTGACGAAGGACAGCATCACGATCGAGGCGGAGGCGACGCCCGAGTGGACGAACGCGACGGGCAACGCCGTCGTCCACGGCGGCATCATCTCAGCCCTGCTCGACGTCGCCGCCTGCTTCTCGCTCGTCGGCTCACTCGGCGGGACCGCACCGACGATTGATCTCACGACGCACTTCCTCCGGGCGGTCACGCCCGGGAAGATCATCGTGACCGGCAGGCTCATCAAACCCGGCCGCGCCATCGCCATCGCCGAGGCCGAGCTGTCGAACGAGGGCGGCAAGACCGCCGCCATCGCCCGCGGCACCTTCGCCGCCTCAGCAGTCACACCCGTGGAGATCCCCCAATGACAGTCCACCCACCCAACGGCGCTCGACGCGGTGTCAACATCGGCGACGCCATCAGCGCCGCCGAGCCCGACGCGATCGCGATCGCTCAGACGGACGGTCAGCAGGTGACGTACGGGGAGTTCCTGGCCCGCGTCCTCGCCGTCCAGGCCGACCTCGCCGCCCGCGGGATCGTGCGCGGAGATCATGTGGCGATCATCGGTCTCAACTCGATCGACTGGCTGGCGGCGTTCTACGGGGTCATGAGGGCCGGCGCCGTCATCATCCCGGTCAGCCACAGGTTCCCCGCACCCGTCCTCGAGTACGTCCTCGACAACAGCGACCCGAGTCTCATCCTCGTCGACCGCGACGATCGGACCACCCGACCGGCGGTCCGTTTCGGCGAACTCGGCGCCGAGCCGGGACCCGGCCAGCAGCCCGCGGCGGCCGATGTCGGATGGGATGATCCGGCGCTCGTGCTCTACACGTCCGGGTCGACCGGCCGACCGAAGGGTGTCGTCCGTTCGCACGGCTCGCACGCGTGGATCCTCGACCAGGGGGAGCGGGCCTCCGACGGCGCACTGCGGACCATCCTCGTCGCCGCGCCGCTCTACCACATGAACGGGCTGGCGACGGTCCAGGCGGCGCTCCTCCACGGGGACCGCGTCGTCCTCCAGCCCGCCTTCGAGGCGCGTGGCTTCCTCCGCGCCATCGCCGAGCACCGCGTGACGAAGACGACGGGTGTGCCGCCGATGATGGCGCTCGCGCTGCGCGAGAAGGACCTGCTCGCCGAGCTCGACCTCAGCTCGGTCACCGAGCACAGCTTCGGCTCGGCGCCGCTGACGGACGACCTCATCGATGACATCGAAGCGGCCTTCCCGAACTCGGCCCTCTCGATCAGCTACGGCACGACCGAGTCTGGGCCGGTGGCCTTCGCCCCTGTCGAGGGGAGGCCGACCCCAAAGAACTCCGTCGGGGCAGCCCACCCGGCCGTCCGCATTCGCCTCCTGGACGAGATTGGCCGTGTCATTGTGAGCGATGGCGCGGACGCGAAGGGCGAGGCCTCCGAGGCGCTCGGCAGCCTCTCGGTCAGCTCGCCCGCCACCTTCTCCCACTACCTGGGCGGCCCGGCCAGCCCGGTCGATGAGGAGGGCTTCTACCCAACAGGGGACCTCTTTCTTCGCGATGCGGAGGGCTTCTACAGCTTCGCCGGGCGAGTGGACGACATGTTCGCCTCCGGCGGCGAGAACGTCCATCCCGCCGCCGTCGAGCGGGCGCTCCTCGAGCATCCCGCCGTCGAGGAGGCGGCCGTCGTGCCCGTGCCGGACGCGGTGAAGGGTGCCAAGCCCGTTGCCTTCGTTGTCACCCGCACCGACGTCACCGAGCAGGAGCTCAAGGACTGGTCGCTCGAGCGGATGGAGCCGTATGCACACCCGCGGCGGGTCTTCATGACCGATGCCCTGCCGCTCTCCGGCACGAACAAGATCGACAGGAATGCGCTCGCGGAGCGGGCGGCCGCACTCATCGGGGGTGGCGCATGATGCTCGACTATCGCAGGCGCTCCGTGCGGATCGGGCTTCCGCTCGCCACCGCACTGCTGCTCCTCGTCCTCTGGCAGCTCGCGGCGATCACCGAGGTGATCCCGACGAGGTTCGCGCCCGCACCGACGCAGATCCTCTCCCAGCTGGGGAGCATGCTCGGCTCCGCCTCCCTGTGGAGCGCGGTCGGAGCGACGCTCTACGCGTGGGGCCAGGCACTCCTCATCGCCGTCGTCCTCGGCACGGCGGCCGGGCTCCTGCTCGGCTCGTCGAGGCACCTGTCGGCGCTGTTCGGGCCCGTCATCGAGTTCCTCAAGCCGATCCCCTCGATCGCCATGATCCCGCTCGTCATCTTCACCCTCGGCACGGGTAAGAACGCCGAGGTGTTCATCGCGACCTACGCGGCGCTGTTCCAGATGCTCATGTCGGCGATCTCGGCGACGAGGACCATCGACCCAGTCGCGCGGGATACGGCTGCGGCCTATTCGCTGGGATATGGGGCGCGCCTGCGCCACCTCATCATCCCGTCGATGCTCCCCCAGCTTATGACGGGCGTGCGGATTGCCTCCAACACGGCCCTCATCTTCTGCATCACCGCGGAGCTGCTCATGGGCATGGCGGGGCTGGGAAGCTCGCTCGGCGCGGCCGATTCGGCCGGCAATCTGCCGGTCATGTACGCCTACATCCTCGTCATCGGCCTCGTCGGCTTTGGCCTCAACACTGTCTTCCTCACCATTCAGCGCCGGGCACTGTCCTGGCACGAGTCCTACCGGAATGAGGTCGCATGAGAACGACGACTGTCTCGCTCGGGCTGCTCGGCACCGCGATCGTGCTCGCCCTGTGGTGGGTGACCTCGACGAACTCGACCGAGCTCTACTACCCCGACGCGCCCGACGTGCTCGAGTCCGTGTGGACCTACTGGTTCACGGGGGAGGGCAGACCCGATCTGCTGTCGAGCCTCGCGAACCTCGCGGTCGGCCTCCTCATCGGCATCGTCGGCGGCTTCGCGCTCGGCCTCCTCATCGGCCAGGTCCCCTTCGTCCGGTACGGACTGACGCCGACACTCGAATTCGTCCGCGCCATCCCCGCCACCGCCCTTATCCCCTTCGCCATCGTCATCTTCGGTCTGGGTGACCAGATGAAGGTGACGATCATCGCCCTCGGCACGCTCTTCCCGGTCCTCCTCAACGTCATCGACGGCGTGCGTGCCATCCCCCGGGAATCGCATGACACGGCGAAGAGCTTCGGGATCACGGGATGGACGAAGCAGGCCTTCGTCGTCATGCCCGCGGCCCTGCCGCGGGCGGTCGCCGGGATCACCGTCGCCATCCCCCTCTCCCTCATCCTCGTCGTCACGAGCGAGATGAGGGGCTCGCGGGAGGGGATCGGCGCCTACCTCATCACCGCCTCGAACTCGTTCGACCAGAGCGCAGTCTGGGGCGTCATCATCCTCCTCGGCGTCCTGGGCTTCGCGCTCACGACCGCCTTCAGGTTCATCGAACACCGACTGCTCGCCTGGGATCGGGGCCTGCACGGAAGGGACACGCTATGACTGACGTCCGACTGCGGATCGACGGGATCCACAAGACCTACCCGCCCCGCGGGCGCCGCGACAGCGGCACCGAGGTGCTGCGCGACATCACCCTCGACGTCTACGACGGTGAATTCCTCACGATCGTCGGGCCCTCCGGGGCGGGAAAGACCACTCTCCTCCGGACGGTGGCCGGGCTGCTCGAGGCGACGAGCGGCCAGGTCCTCCTCGATGGGAAGCAGATCGACGGCCCGCCCCGGGAGATCGCCCTCGTCTTCCAGGACTACTCCCGCTCCCTCTACCCGTGGATGAGCGTGGCGAAGAACATCGCCCTGCCGCTCAAGGCCCACGGCGTCGATCGCGCCGAGATCGACAAGCGGGTCGAGGCGAGCCTCTACAACGTCGGCCTCGCCGGCGTGGGTGAGCGCTACCCGTGGCAGCTGTCGGGCGGCATGCAGCAGCGCGTCGCCATCGCCCGCGCCATCGCCTACCGCCCCGAGGTCATGATCCTCGACGAGCCCTTCGCCTCCGTCGATGCTCAGACCCGCAATGACCTCGAGGATCTGCTCCTGCGAGTCAAGGAGCAGATGAACTCGACCTTCGTCTTCGTCACCCACGACGTCGACGAAGCCGTCTACCTGTCCGACAGGGTCGCCATCCTGTCGAAGACGCCGAGCAGGATCGAGAAGATCATCGACATCGACCTGCCGAAGGAGCGCAGCCAGCTCGAGACCCGAGCACTGCCCGCCTTCTCGAAGCACCGCGCCGAGATCTTCGGTACGATCCGCAACCTTGTCACCCCCACCGATCAGGGCCCGCTCCCTGAGTACATCATCTGAAGAAAGACACCCATGAAGACACTTGGAAAAATCTCCGCGCTCGCCGTCGCCGGCCTGTTGGGCCTCGCGGCGTGCGGCTCCGACGCTGAGGAGACGGCTGATGGCCTGACCCCGCTCACCGTCTACCACATCACCACGGTCGACTCGACGCCGCTGTACCTCGGCGTCGAGGAGGGCTTCTTCGAGGAGGAGGGTCTGGATGTCGAGGTGAAGATCGCCGAGTCCGGCTCCGCGATCATCCCCTCCGTCGTCAACGGCGAGAGCCCGATCGGCTACGCGAACGTCGTCTCGGACCTGGCCGCCATCGACCAGGGACTCGACATCAAGTTCGTCTCGAACTGCTGCGGTGTCGCCGGCGAGGATGAGGAGACCTCCTCGCGCGTGTTCGTGCTCGAGGACTCCGAGATCCAGGGCCCCGAGGATCTGGCCGGGAAGACGATTGCCGTCAACTCGACCAAGAACCTCGGCGACGTCACCATCCCCGTTGCGCTCGAGAACCAGGGCATCGACACCTCCGGCATCGAGTACGTCCCGATGAACTTCTCGGACATGTCAGCCGCCCTCGAGCGGGGCGACGTCGACGCGATCTGGATGGTTGAGCCCTTCCAGACCATCGCCTACAACAACGGCTACCGCCCGGTGCTCGCGAACTTCGCGGCAGCGTTCCCGAACTCGACGCTCGGCTACTACATCACCTCGGGCGACTACGCCGAGGAGAACCCCGAGACGGTGGCCGCCTTCCAGCGGGCGATGAGCAGGGCGAACGAGTTCGCCTCCGAGAACCCGGACCGCCTGCGCGAGCTTGCCGTCTCGGAGATCGGCCTCGAGGAGGCGGTCGCTGAGAAGATCTCCTTCGCGACGTTCACGCCGGGCCTCGATACCGAGTCCGTCGAGGTCTACGCCAAGGCCGCCGTCGAGCTCGGCGTCATCGAGGAGGAGCCGGACTACGCCACGCTCTTCGTCGCGCCTGACGGCGAATAGTCACCGGTGCGGGGTGATCGTCAGCTGATCGACTGCTGAATCGGAGGGCGCCCGAAGCGCCATCTCAATCGCCCATGCGACCGAATCGGGGGACATGGCGGTGGAGGGATCGAAGTCACGTGATTCCTTCTCCGCCATGTCCCTCTGCATGTCGGTGTCGATGCGGCCCGGGGTCACGGTGCTCACCCGGATCGCCCGCTCCTCGGCTCGGAGCACAGCGGCCGCCTTCTCGAGGGCGGCCTTGCTTGTTGAATAGGGGAGCCACCCCGCGAAGTCGAGGTGGGCCGCCGTCGACCCGACATAGACGACGGTGCCGCGGGCCCGCCGCAGGCGGGGCAGGAGGCCGCGGGTGAGGAGGATGGGGGAGAGGACGTTGATGGCGTAGACCTCCCGGAGGAATTCATCCGTCATCTTCTCCAGGGGCGCTGCGCCCTCGATGCCGGCGCAGCTGACGAACGCGTCGAGCCCACCATCGCCCAGCAGGGCGTCGATGCTTGCCGTGATCGATGCCGCGGCCGACTCCTCAGACAGGTCGCCCGTGACGATCGAGGCTGCGGGGTGGCGCGCCCGGAGCGCGGCCGCGCTGTCCTCGCCGCGGGCGAGGAGAATGAGGTGCCACGAGTCGGCGAGACGGTCGGCGAGCGCGGCGCCGACGCCGCGGCCCGCCCCCGTGAGAAAGAGTGTCTTCATGCCTCCAGTATCCCGCACCTCCGACCGGCCTCAGGTCGGTGCCGTTTATGGCGGCCGGGACGGTTTGCGCTAGACTGGTCGCGGCTCCCCACGTGACGCCACCTCGTATACCGCCCCAGGGTCGGAAGGCAGCAAGGCAATACGGGCTCTGGCGGGTGCGTGGGGAGTCCTCTATTCCCCCGCGCACGGGACCGCCGTGCCGCCGGCAGTGACCCGTCTGGGCACCCGACCGTTCGAATAAAGGCTGGCAGGGGAACTAGACTGTGCCCGTGAGCATTGCACTGTATCGACGCTATCGGCCAGAGACCTTCGACGAGGTCGTCGGCCAGGAGCACGTGACCGTTCCGCTCATGGCCGCACTCGAAGCGGACCGCACGAATCACGCCTACCTGTTCTCGGGCCCGCGCGGCTGCGGGAAGACGACCTCCGCCCGGATCCTCGCCCGCTGCCTCAACTGCGCGGAGGGTCCGACGGCCACCCCCTGTGGCGAATGCGAATCCTGCATCGAACTCTCCCGCGGCGGGACCGGCTCCCTCGATGTGGTCGAGATGGACGCGGCCTCGCACGGCGGCGTCGACGACGCGCGTGAGCTCCGCGAACGGGCGAGCTTCGCGCCGCTGCGGGATCGCTTCAAGGTCTTCATCATCGACGAGGCCCACATGGTCTCGAACCAGGGTTTCAACGCCCTGCTCAAGCTCGTCGAGGAGCCGCCCCCGCACGTCAAGTTCATCTTCGCGACAACGGAGCCGGACAAGGTCATCGGCACCATCCGCTCCCGCACGCACCACTATCCGTTCCGTCTCGTCCCGCCCGGCACCCTCGAGGATTACCTCGCCGACCTTGCCAAGCAGGAGAACGTCGACGTCGGGGAGGGGGTGCTCCCGCTCGTCGTCCGCGCCGGCACCGGCTCCGTTCGCGACTCCCTCTCGGTGCTCGACCAGCTCATCGGCGGCGCCCCGGACAGCACCCTCGACTACCAGACGGCCGTCTCTCTCCTCGGCTACACGGACGGCGCCCTGCTCGATGCGGCGGTCGATGCGATCGCCGACGTCAACGGCGAGGCGCTCTTCGGCGCCGTGGCCGATGTCGTCGAATCCGGGCACGACCCGCGCCGCTTTGTCGAGGATCTCCTCGATCGGCTCCGCGACCTCGTCGTCATTGCCCTCGCGGGCGACGCCGCGAGGGACGTTCTGTCGACCATCCCCGAGGACCAGCTGGGTCGGATGAGGGAGCAGGCGGAGCGTCTCGGCGCCGCCCGCGCCACCTCGTGCGCCGACCTTACGAACAGTGCGCTGTCCGACATGGTCGGCGCGACCTCGCCGCGGCTTCAGCTCGAGCTTCTCTGCGCCAGGCTCCTCCTCGCCGCAGGCAGCGCCGCGGCACCCGCCGCAGCAGGCGGCCAGGCGCCGGCCGGCGGCGACATCGCCGACATCCGTGCAGCGGCCCGCAGCTTCGGCAGGAAGCCGGAGAAGCAGGAGAGCAGGCAGCCGTCGCGGCCGCCGGCCCCGCCGGTGAAGGTTCCCTCGGCGCAGGATGCTCCCGCTCCGACGCCCACCGAGCAGCCGCAGGCGCCGGAGCGCCTCGTCCCGCCCCCGGTCGAGACTCCCGCCCAGAAGCCGGTCGAACAGGCGCGTCCGCAGGACCCGGTTCCCGCCGCCGTGCAGCCCGGCCATGACCATGCCACCGGCGCGGACGACCGCCAGCCCGACGAGACGTCGGGACGGGGGGACGCACAATCGACCGCGACGTCGCGGGCCGACCAGACATCGTCTGCCGCCCCGACATCATCTGCCACCCCGACGCCACCGGCCGAGCCGACGCAGTCGGACGATGAGAAGCTCGCCGTGCTGCGGGGACTGTGGCG
This is a stretch of genomic DNA from Flaviflexus salsibiostraticola. It encodes these proteins:
- a CDS encoding VOC family protein, with the translated sequence MADSRTAVPPLLDHIVVATSDLDGLVAEFEAATGIRPEKGGSHEQLGTKNYLVSLGEDYYLELLGIDPDLPEPENPRPFNIDDLTETVVSTWVIHPEDADAAVAAGRAAGVDVGDLAPASRRRPDGELLSWRLTPPLHGGLNGAIPFVIDWQDSTSPAVTTQAQARLESFVICTDDPDSLRMSLAALGTQACCRMCPNGECQGCMPCLELAVSGPAGTWTI
- a CDS encoding IS1249 family transposase; this translates as MNTPYCRPCEQAMTRYGKTSTGRQRYRCAGCRTSRVAAIDTSAKDFALFLSFLFSRQRQRDLPGAGRTFRRRTARFWQLWPTPEVVDEVHRVIYVDGIHLGRSAVILIASTDTHVVGWYLARSEHSQAWGALLARIAPPQVVVTDGGSGFAKARRAHWPTTKVQRCTFHAFSQVRRQTTTRPRTQAGVELYGLARALLHVRDNTGAAAWLAAYTQWRATWEAFLAERTRLATGQVVLTHQRLVTARSALDTLIRTKTLFTYVDPANFPVDAYLHMPLPATNNRIEGGINTQLRALLRDHRGMSLDRRIKAIMWWCYMHTEYPASPARILRTMPTDTQIQAYYRAAASRGEHARDIGLPGIGTAAVWNELHHSTSYITTWD
- a CDS encoding zinc-binding dehydrogenase, with the translated sequence MTTTMRAVVLREHGTVDSLTYEEDYPKPQIEPGKVIVKVRATSLNYHDIFTVRGMPGITIPMPIVPGLDIAGTVDEIGEGVTGFEVGDRVVVNPLDSGFNLMGEVQDGGLAEYSLVEAGQLIPLPDSVSFAEAAALPVAYGTAHRMIVGKDAVKEGDKVLVLGASGGVGTASVLLAKQLGATVVAAVGSDEKGQTLLSYGADEYFNYREIAIDTWTRENVGKPSRSSTEPGFDVIVNNTGGDTWHPTLKSTKLGGTILVCGATAGFDPKEDLRYIWSFELKVQGSNGFGREDIEALVALIDEQDFHPVIDSIVSLEEAADALRRLEDRGVTGKVIIAPWGDES
- a CDS encoding PaaI family thioesterase — its product is MTIDAVQAAIDSGPYNRWLGLTVADLTKDSITIEAEATPEWTNATGNAVVHGGIISALLDVAACFSLVGSLGGTAPTIDLTTHFLRAVTPGKIIVTGRLIKPGRAIAIAEAELSNEGGKTAAIARGTFAASAVTPVEIPQ
- a CDS encoding class I adenylate-forming enzyme family protein; translated protein: MTVHPPNGARRGVNIGDAISAAEPDAIAIAQTDGQQVTYGEFLARVLAVQADLAARGIVRGDHVAIIGLNSIDWLAAFYGVMRAGAVIIPVSHRFPAPVLEYVLDNSDPSLILVDRDDRTTRPAVRFGELGAEPGPGQQPAAADVGWDDPALVLYTSGSTGRPKGVVRSHGSHAWILDQGERASDGALRTILVAAPLYHMNGLATVQAALLHGDRVVLQPAFEARGFLRAIAEHRVTKTTGVPPMMALALREKDLLAELDLSSVTEHSFGSAPLTDDLIDDIEAAFPNSALSISYGTTESGPVAFAPVEGRPTPKNSVGAAHPAVRIRLLDEIGRVIVSDGADAKGEASEALGSLSVSSPATFSHYLGGPASPVDEEGFYPTGDLFLRDAEGFYSFAGRVDDMFASGGENVHPAAVERALLEHPAVEEAAVVPVPDAVKGAKPVAFVVTRTDVTEQELKDWSLERMEPYAHPRRVFMTDALPLSGTNKIDRNALAERAAALIGGGA
- a CDS encoding IS1249 family transposase, with the protein product MNTPYCRPCEQAMTRYGKTSTGRQRYRCAGCRTSRVAAIDTSAKDFALFLSFLFSRQRQRDLPGAGRTFRRRTARFWQLWPTPEVVDEVHRVIYVDGIHLGRSAVILIASTDTHVVGWYLARSEHSQAWGALLARIAPPQVVVTDGGSGFAKARRAHWPTTKVQRCTFHAFSQVRRQTTTRPRTQAGVELYGLARALLHVRDNTGAAAWLAAYTQWRATWEAFLAERTRLATGQVVLTHQRLVTARSALDTLIRTKTLFTYVDPANFPVGAYLHMPLPATNNRIEGGINTQLRALLRDHRGMSLDRRIKAIMWWCYMHTEYPASPAHILRTMPTDTQIQAYYRAAASRGEHARDIGLPGIGTAAVWNELHHSTSYITTWD